One Bombus pyrosoma isolate SC7728 linkage group LG11, ASM1482585v1, whole genome shotgun sequence DNA segment encodes these proteins:
- the LOC122572530 gene encoding E3 UFM1-protein ligase 1 homolog yields MSTVDWDEVKRLAADFQKAQLSSTLQKLSERNCVEIVTKLIESKLLEVIFTNDGKEYVTPQHLGKEIKDELYIHDGRINMVDLSQILNVNLSQVTKVANDLEKHNKGLKIILGQLIDKTYINKIAEEINDRLIQHGIINVSELTIHYDLPADFLQSVIEKELGRNIYGKQDPQDSKVFYTESFIARNKAKIRGALCAITKPTPLSAILGQCSVSERIFFSILDNLQEMKQIPGVVAGKQGTNSLYIPTIYSKSQNEWLNNFYKQNGYLEYDALTRLGISDPPNFVKRHFPNEDLVFLDSVAVGANIRDQIDSNIEEAITTGSFVDISPLLPSVFSDKDMEMLLKIAKNKINMYNTYVFAKTVVMSDAFLQSLSKSFEPMADAKAREAVATGQWFQTIAENRIKSKSADLIFENKGNKKEERRKKATTGKAGGGMQGRETKTKSTKKKYLQGKNRDPESDDENIKIPSTKIELKIVSLEDIQNEIAKDDNLAVIDDLVDELASYLEQKVNNYAISIAEQLAQNNKTTNLSEIEERLNVLVTNIKIFDKGIKHIDKADQAALTKYLLKSLGTDFVNEIFKLAAQQSMLQFSDNITTETRQKMLLDLPEDVKEPLTNIHKSIAGNSIDDFLNFIDAAMAICCLVLKKYDKRKERPFILGHKEALLEELNATQDPALALHLVTSILFTAATQSVLHMSGRHVATVLSFLQKQLQLSTMEILFKYHDMVLKSLTSSSEEVKLNTQKELEAGLVEIKNIANNYKQHLKSDKIQE; encoded by the exons ATGAGTACTGTAGACTGGGATGAAGTTAAAAGACTAGCAGCTGATTTTCAAAAAGCTCAACTAAGTTCTACGCTACAAaa ATTATCAGAACGTAATTGTGTGGAAATTGTAACGAAGCTAATAGAGAGTAAATTATTAGAAGTAATATTCACCAATGATGGTAAAGAATATGTTACACCTCAACATCTTGGCAAGGAAATTAAAGATGAATTATACATTCATGATGGAAGAATCAACATGGTTGATTTATCACAAATCCTCAATGTTAATTTGTCTCAAGTAACCAAAGTAGCAAATGATTTAGAAAAACATAACAAAGGATTAAAGATAATACTTGGACAGCTTATTGATAAAACTTATATAAACAAGATTGCAGAAGAAATCAATGACAGATTAATCCAACATGGGATTATCAATGTGTCAGAATTGACAATACATTATGACTTACCAGCTGATTTCTTACAATCagtaattgaaaaagaattagGAAGAAACATATATGGTAAGCAAGACCCTCAAGATTCTAAAGTCTTTTATACAGAAAGTTTTATAGCTAGAAATAAAGCAAAAATAAGAGGAGCCTTATGTGCAATTACAAAGCCTACACCGCTATCAGCAATCTTAGGACAATGTTCTGTTTCagaaagaatattctttt CAATCCTAGATAACTTAcaagaaatgaaacaaattcctGGTGTAGTAGCAGGAAAACAAGGAACAAATAGTCTATATATACCAACTATATATTCTAAAAGTCAAAATGAatggttaaataatttttataaacaaaatggTTATTTAg AATATGATGCACTTACTCGTCTTGGGATATCAGATCCACCAAATTTTGTAAAGCGTCATTTTCCAAATGAAGATTTAGTCTTCTTAGATTCTGTTGCAGTAGGTGCAAATATTAGAGATCAAATAGATTCAAATATTGAAGAAGCTATTACAACTGGATCTTTTGTTGATATAAGTCCTCTTTTACCATCTGTATTTTCTGATAAAGATATGGAAATGCTTCTTAAAATcgcgaagaataaaataaatatgtataatacgtaCGTATTTGCGAAAACTGTAGTAATGTCTGATGCATTCTTACAATCTTTAAGTAAGTCTTTTGAGCCAATGGCAGATGCAAAGGCTAGAGAAGCAGTAGCTACTGGACAATGGTTCCAAACGATAGCagagaatagaattaaatCTAAATCAGCAGacttaatatttgaaaataaaggaaataaaaaagaagaacgtcGGAAGAAAGCTACAACCGGCAAAGCGGGTGGTGGTATGCAAGGGcgagaaacaaaaacaaaatctACTAAAAAGAAGTATCTACAAGGAAAAAATCGCGATCCTGAATCcgacgatgaaaatataaaaatcccATCAACTAAAATTGAACTTAAAATAGTATCTTTGGAAgatattcaaaatgaaattgcaaaagaTGATAATTTAGCAGTAATTGATGACCTGGTAGATGAATTAGCATCATACTTAGAACAAAAAGTAAACAATTATGCTATATCTATTGCAGAACAGTTAGCACAAAACAATAAAACTACAAATTTAAGTGAAATTGAAGAACGTCTAAATGTTCTAGTaacaaacattaaaatatttgacaaaggAATTAAGCATATAGATAAAGCAGATCAAGCTGCTTTAACAAAGTACTTACTAAAATCTCTTGGTACTGATTTTGTCAacgagatatttaaattagcTGCGCAGCAAAGTATGCTCCAATTCTCTGACAATATTACCACTGAAACAAGGCAAAAAATGCTACTTGATTTGCCAGAGGATGTGAAAGAACCCTTAACTAATATACACAAATCTATTGCTGGAAATTCCATAGATgatttcttgaattttatagATGCAGCGATGGCGATTTGTTGTTTAGTgctaaaaaaatatgataaaaggaaagaaagaccATTTATTTTGGGCCACAAAGAAGCCTTATTAGAAGAGCTTAATGCAACACAAGATCCTGCGTTAGCATTACATTTAGTCAcaagtatattatttactgCAGCAACACAAAGTGTATTACATATGTCTGGAAGACATGTAGCAACagttctttcatttcttcaaaAACAACTGCAACTTTCaacaatggaaatattatttaaataccatg atATGGTGCTGAAAAGTTTAACTTCTTCATCTGAAGAAGTAAAACTTAATACTCAGAAGGAATTAGAAGCTGGGTtggtagaaattaaaaatattgcaaataattataaacaacatttaaaaagtgataaaatacaagaatag
- the LOC122572543 gene encoding transmembrane protein 170A, whose amino-acid sequence MEAQTDSSVLRPPVNLRNINTGNVFYTPLTSFAEMWYQIFLWALFSSVFVHTIAGAICFATLRQHKYGKFFPLLIIIMGILLPLTSGVLSSAAVAFVYRASRYPLPPLYALFWGIGQTVVAGCVGFTRILATL is encoded by the exons ATGGAAGCACAAACAGATAGTTCTGTTTTGCGACCACCagttaatttaagaaatattaacacTGGCAATGTTTTTTATACACCTTTAACTTCATTTGCTG AAATGTGGTATCAAATATTCTTATGGGCTCtattttcttccgttttcgTTCACACTATAGCTGGTGCTATTTGTTTTGCTACATTAAGACAACATAAATATGGAAA atTCTTCCCATTGCTGATTATAATAATGGGTATATTATTGCCATTAACATCAGGAGTTCTTAGTTCTGCTGCCGTTGCTTTTGTATACAGAGCATCTCGATATCCACTGCCACCGTTATATGCATTATTTTGGGGTATTGGTCAGACTGTTGTAGCAGGATGTGTTGGATTCACAAGGATATTAGCAACTTTATAA
- the LOC122572538 gene encoding neural/ectodermal development factor IMP-L2 isoform X2 — protein sequence MMRSCSILINLVCVITVSYTVSGHPFSFLPRHAVERAAERRSVNRQMIEHNSNFLTPLSEYGTRTKSKPVEPWTKITQNPVNGIDTIVGSKVELECKASGSPPPEILWLTGSGSNEQLVEYVKASTHSLYDPSEEWKGVARINSKLVIECVTPDDAGLIYCASVSAREVKISTPTVLLVNNEGGATNCSSESDPVITLYSPTLVATIGATVVLPCRASGKPTPQITWMDNYNIPLSLSTNLRHRVLDNGDLIIEELLWEDMGGYTCQAKSENRQQQVISTFLYPLRPEKEVARTID from the exons ATG ATGCGATCTTGTTCAATACTGATTAATCTCGTTTGTGTTATCACCGTATCGTATACGGTTTCGGGACACCCTTTTTCATTTCTGCCACGGCATGCCGTTGAACGAGCTGCCGAACGTAGAAGCGTAAACAGGCAAATGATAGAGCATAATTCCAATTTCCTAACACCATTGTCGGAATATGGCACACGAACTAAATCGAAG CCTGTAGAGCCTTGGACTAAAATCACACAGAATCCAGTAAACGGCATCGATACCATTGTGGG AAGCAAAGTGGAATTGGAATGCAAAGCCAGCGGCAGTCCTCCACCAGAAATTCTCTGGTTAACAGGAAGCGGTAGTAACGAACAA CTGGTCGAATATGTGAAAGCCAGTACGCATTCCTTGTACGATCCATCCGAAGAGTGGAAAGGAGTGGCCAGAATTAATTCGAAACTCGTGATAGAATGCGTTACTCCGGATGATGCTGGATTGATCTACTGTGCGTCGGTTTCTGCGAGAGAGGTGAAGATCTCCACTCCTACGGTGCTGCTGGTTAACA ACGAAGGTGGTGCCACTAACTGCAGTTCTGAAAGCGACCCAGTAATTACTCTTTACTCGCCTACTCTGGTAGCCACTATTGGAGCAACAGTTGTGTTGCCTTGCAGAGCAAGTGGAAAACCAACACCACAGATCACTTGGATGGATAACTACAACATACCTCTAAGTCTGTCAACTAACTTGCGACACAGAGTATTGGACAACGGTGACCTAATAATAGAAGAACTTTTATGGGAAGACATGGGTGGCTACACTTGCCAAGCCAAGTCTGAAAATCGTCAACAACAAGTCATCAGCACGTTCCTCTACCCTTTGCGT CCCGAAAAGGAAGTGGCTCGAACAATCGACTAA
- the LOC122572538 gene encoding neural/ectodermal development factor IMP-L2 isoform X1, translating into MSFGNRAFLVRHVVSLPSEGYAAKMRSCSILINLVCVITVSYTVSGHPFSFLPRHAVERAAERRSVNRQMIEHNSNFLTPLSEYGTRTKSKPVEPWTKITQNPVNGIDTIVGSKVELECKASGSPPPEILWLTGSGSNEQLVEYVKASTHSLYDPSEEWKGVARINSKLVIECVTPDDAGLIYCASVSAREVKISTPTVLLVNNEGGATNCSSESDPVITLYSPTLVATIGATVVLPCRASGKPTPQITWMDNYNIPLSLSTNLRHRVLDNGDLIIEELLWEDMGGYTCQAKSENRQQQVISTFLYPLRPEKEVARTID; encoded by the exons ATGTCATTCGGAAACCGTGCATTCCTCGTGCGACACGTTGTCAGTCTACCGTCAGAAGGATACGCGGCCAAG ATGCGATCTTGTTCAATACTGATTAATCTCGTTTGTGTTATCACCGTATCGTATACGGTTTCGGGACACCCTTTTTCATTTCTGCCACGGCATGCCGTTGAACGAGCTGCCGAACGTAGAAGCGTAAACAGGCAAATGATAGAGCATAATTCCAATTTCCTAACACCATTGTCGGAATATGGCACACGAACTAAATCGAAG CCTGTAGAGCCTTGGACTAAAATCACACAGAATCCAGTAAACGGCATCGATACCATTGTGGG AAGCAAAGTGGAATTGGAATGCAAAGCCAGCGGCAGTCCTCCACCAGAAATTCTCTGGTTAACAGGAAGCGGTAGTAACGAACAA CTGGTCGAATATGTGAAAGCCAGTACGCATTCCTTGTACGATCCATCCGAAGAGTGGAAAGGAGTGGCCAGAATTAATTCGAAACTCGTGATAGAATGCGTTACTCCGGATGATGCTGGATTGATCTACTGTGCGTCGGTTTCTGCGAGAGAGGTGAAGATCTCCACTCCTACGGTGCTGCTGGTTAACA ACGAAGGTGGTGCCACTAACTGCAGTTCTGAAAGCGACCCAGTAATTACTCTTTACTCGCCTACTCTGGTAGCCACTATTGGAGCAACAGTTGTGTTGCCTTGCAGAGCAAGTGGAAAACCAACACCACAGATCACTTGGATGGATAACTACAACATACCTCTAAGTCTGTCAACTAACTTGCGACACAGAGTATTGGACAACGGTGACCTAATAATAGAAGAACTTTTATGGGAAGACATGGGTGGCTACACTTGCCAAGCCAAGTCTGAAAATCGTCAACAACAAGTCATCAGCACGTTCCTCTACCCTTTGCGT CCCGAAAAGGAAGTGGCTCGAACAATCGACTAA
- the LOC122572538 gene encoding neural/ectodermal development factor IMP-L2 isoform X3, producing the protein MRSCSILINLVCVITVSYTVSGHPFSFLPRHAVERAAERRSVNRQMIEHNSNFLTPLSEYGTRTKSKPVEPWTKITQNPVNGIDTIVGSKVELECKASGSPPPEILWLTGSGSNEQLVEYVKASTHSLYDPSEEWKGVARINSKLVIECVTPDDAGLIYCASVSAREVKISTPTVLLVNNEGGATNCSSESDPVITLYSPTLVATIGATVVLPCRASGKPTPQITWMDNYNIPLSLSTNLRHRVLDNGDLIIEELLWEDMGGYTCQAKSENRQQQVISTFLYPLRPEKEVARTID; encoded by the exons ATGCGATCTTGTTCAATACTGATTAATCTCGTTTGTGTTATCACCGTATCGTATACGGTTTCGGGACACCCTTTTTCATTTCTGCCACGGCATGCCGTTGAACGAGCTGCCGAACGTAGAAGCGTAAACAGGCAAATGATAGAGCATAATTCCAATTTCCTAACACCATTGTCGGAATATGGCACACGAACTAAATCGAAG CCTGTAGAGCCTTGGACTAAAATCACACAGAATCCAGTAAACGGCATCGATACCATTGTGGG AAGCAAAGTGGAATTGGAATGCAAAGCCAGCGGCAGTCCTCCACCAGAAATTCTCTGGTTAACAGGAAGCGGTAGTAACGAACAA CTGGTCGAATATGTGAAAGCCAGTACGCATTCCTTGTACGATCCATCCGAAGAGTGGAAAGGAGTGGCCAGAATTAATTCGAAACTCGTGATAGAATGCGTTACTCCGGATGATGCTGGATTGATCTACTGTGCGTCGGTTTCTGCGAGAGAGGTGAAGATCTCCACTCCTACGGTGCTGCTGGTTAACA ACGAAGGTGGTGCCACTAACTGCAGTTCTGAAAGCGACCCAGTAATTACTCTTTACTCGCCTACTCTGGTAGCCACTATTGGAGCAACAGTTGTGTTGCCTTGCAGAGCAAGTGGAAAACCAACACCACAGATCACTTGGATGGATAACTACAACATACCTCTAAGTCTGTCAACTAACTTGCGACACAGAGTATTGGACAACGGTGACCTAATAATAGAAGAACTTTTATGGGAAGACATGGGTGGCTACACTTGCCAAGCCAAGTCTGAAAATCGTCAACAACAAGTCATCAGCACGTTCCTCTACCCTTTGCGT CCCGAAAAGGAAGTGGCTCGAACAATCGACTAA
- the LOC122572540 gene encoding ribulose-phosphate 3-epimerase isoform X1: MAKKLTAKIGPSILNADLAQLSEESQKLVNSGADYLHLDVMDGHFVPNLSFGHPLVKCLRNKVTDVFFETHMMVSNPNLWVEPMADAGVNQYTFHVEAVKNVSQLCRKVREIGMKVGVALKPQTPVNVVEDYVELADMVLIMTVEPGFGGQKFMEPMMEKVSWLRKNYPTLDIEVDGGVGLETIDACAKAGANMIVSGTAIVGSSDQAKVIQTLRDSVNCALQNN; the protein is encoded by the exons atggcaaaaaaatTGACTGCAAAGATTGGACCTTCGATTCTAAACGCTGATTTGGCACAACTTTCAGAGGAATCACAAAAATTAGTTAATAGTGGTGCtgattatttacatttagatGTTATGGATGGACACTTTGTACCTAACCTTAGTTTTGGTCACCCATTAGTAAAGTGTCTTAGAAATAAAGTAACAGATGTCTTTTTTGAAACGCATATGATGGTTTCTAATCCCAATCTG TGGGTAGAGCCAATGGCTGATGCTGGTGTCAACCAATACACGTTTCATGTTGAAGCAGTAAAGAATGTTTCACAACTTTGCAGAAAAGTAAGAGAAATAGGAATGAAA GTTGGGGTAGCACTTAAACCACAGACTCCAGTAAATGTAGTTGAGGATTATGTTGAATTAGCAGATATGGTATTAATTATGACTGTAGAACCAGGTTTTGGTGGTCAAAAATTTATGGAACCAATGATGGAAAAGGTATCATGGCTTAGGAAAAATTATCCTACATTGGACATAGAAGTTGATGGGGGTGTTGGACTGGAAACTATTGATGCATGTGCAAAG gCTGGTGCAAACATGATTGTTTCTGGAACAGCTATCGTAGGTTCTTCCGATCAAGCCAAAGTTATCCAAACTCTAAGAGACTCAGTAAATTGTGCATTGCAAAATAATTGA
- the LOC122572540 gene encoding ribulose-phosphate 3-epimerase isoform X2 — protein MAKKLTAKIGPSILNADLAQLSEESQKLVNSGADYLHLDVMDGHFVPNLSFGHPLVKCLRNKVTDVFFETHMMVSNPNLWVEPMADAGVNQYTFHVEAVKNVSQLCRKVGVALKPQTPVNVVEDYVELADMVLIMTVEPGFGGQKFMEPMMEKVSWLRKNYPTLDIEVDGGVGLETIDACAKAGANMIVSGTAIVGSSDQAKVIQTLRDSVNCALQNN, from the exons atggcaaaaaaatTGACTGCAAAGATTGGACCTTCGATTCTAAACGCTGATTTGGCACAACTTTCAGAGGAATCACAAAAATTAGTTAATAGTGGTGCtgattatttacatttagatGTTATGGATGGACACTTTGTACCTAACCTTAGTTTTGGTCACCCATTAGTAAAGTGTCTTAGAAATAAAGTAACAGATGTCTTTTTTGAAACGCATATGATGGTTTCTAATCCCAATCTG TGGGTAGAGCCAATGGCTGATGCTGGTGTCAACCAATACACGTTTCATGTTGAAGCAGTAAAGAATGTTTCACAACTTTGCAGAAAA GTTGGGGTAGCACTTAAACCACAGACTCCAGTAAATGTAGTTGAGGATTATGTTGAATTAGCAGATATGGTATTAATTATGACTGTAGAACCAGGTTTTGGTGGTCAAAAATTTATGGAACCAATGATGGAAAAGGTATCATGGCTTAGGAAAAATTATCCTACATTGGACATAGAAGTTGATGGGGGTGTTGGACTGGAAACTATTGATGCATGTGCAAAG gCTGGTGCAAACATGATTGTTTCTGGAACAGCTATCGTAGGTTCTTCCGATCAAGCCAAAGTTATCCAAACTCTAAGAGACTCAGTAAATTGTGCATTGCAAAATAATTGA
- the LOC122572537 gene encoding putative methyltransferase C9orf114 homolog, translating into MPPVIKPTPKTWKETNRLHKEQRKKWKEERLAKRLKKEETKKELKDEVAKPVESHFEKKDISTLSIAVPGSILDNAQSPELRTYLAGQIARAACIYKINEIIVFNDKGEIIESEKKKIRNDEFLGERRVECLQLAKILQYLECPQYLRKYFFPIHKDLQYAGVLNPLDAPHHLRQQDISLYREGVVTNKPVKPGKGSHVNVGLLNDVSVDKVLMDGLRVTVKIPKDQPNPKKIKGFIVPPDVPRSDTGIYWGYTVRLANNLTEALTQCPYKNGYDLTIGTSDKGNSIDDVESKSIKYHHALIIFGGLCGLEAAVENDPNLNVDDASLVFDQYLNTCPQQGSRTIRTEEAILITLAELRTKLFPKVSLLPNTQFNNFTNI; encoded by the coding sequence atgccACCAGTAATTAAGCCTACACCGAAAACTTGGAAGGAAACCAATCGTTTACATAAAGAACAGCGAAAGAAATGGAAGGAAGAGAGGTTAGCAAAAAGGcttaagaaagaagaaactaaaaaagaattaaaggaTGAAGTGGCTAAACCTGTCGAAAGtcatttcgaaaaaaaagacATTTCGACTTTGAGTATCGCAGTTCCTGGTTCAATTTTAGACAATGCTCAGTCACCAGAATTACGAACATATTTGGCAGGACAAATAGCACGTGCCgcatgtatttataaaataaacgaaatcaTCGTTTTTAACGATAAAGGAGAGATAATTgaaagtgaaaagaagaaaataagaaatgacGAATTCTTAGGTGAAAGACGAGTTGAATGTTTGCAATTAGCTAAAATATTGCAGTATCTTGAATGTCCACAATATTTAAGGAAGTATTTCTTTCCGATTCATAAAGATTTGCAGTATGCTGGAGTATTAAATCCTTTGGATGCTCCACATCACTTACGTCAGCAAGATATATCTTTGTATAGAGAAGGAGTAGTTACAAATAAGCCAGTTAAACCTGGCAAAGGTTCACATGTGAATGTAGGATTATTAAATGATGTTTCTGTGGATAAAGTATTAATGGATGGATTAAGGGTTACAGTGAAGATACCCAAAGACCAACCAAATccaaaaaaaataaaaggctTCATTGTTCCACCTGATGTTCCCAGATCAGATACTGGAATATATTGGGGATATACTGTGAGATTAGCTAATAATCTTACAGAGGCATTAACTCAATGTCCTTATAAGAATGGATATGATTTGACCATTGGTACTTCAGATAAAGGAAATTCTATTGATGATGTGGAAtcaaaaagtattaaataccATCAtgctttaataatatttggagGATTGTGTGGATTGGAAGCAGCAGTAGAAAATGACCCTAATTTGAATGTGGATGATGCTTCTTTGGTGTTtgatcaatatttaaatacttgtCCTCAACAAGGATCAAGAACTATTAGGACAGAAGAAGCTATTCTAATCACTTTAGCAGAAttaagaacaaaattatttcctaaaGTCTCTTTATTGCCAAATACCCAgtttaacaattttacaaatatataa
- the LOC122572544 gene encoding transcription initiation factor TFIID subunit 13 isoform X2 — MATEEGFEQFEDEEAEIPIGGTLPGGRKRLFSKELRCMMYGFGDDQNPYTESVDLLEDLVIEFITEMTHRAMEIGRTGRVQVEDIVFLVRKDPRKYARVKDLLTMNEELKKARKAFDEVKYAE; from the exons ATGGCCACGGAAGAAGGTTTCGAACAG TTCGAAGATGAAGAGGCAGAAATTCCGATTGGCGGGACTTTACCCGGTGGTAGGAAACGattattttcgaaagaatTACGGTGTATGATGTATGGTTTTGGCGATGATCAAAATCCTTATACAGAAAGTGTAGATTTGTTAGAAGATCttgttattgaatttattaccGAAATGACACACAGAGCTATGGAAATTGGTCGTACCGGTCGTGTGCAAGTAGAggatattgtatttttag ttaGGAAAGACCCAAGGAAATATGCAAGAGTTAAAGATCTCCTAACAATGaatgaagaattaaagaaagcTAGAAAAGCATTCGATGAAGTTAAATATGCAG AATAA
- the LOC122572544 gene encoding transcription initiation factor TFIID subunit 13 isoform X1 produces MATEEGFEQFEDEEAEIPIGGTLPGGRKRLFSKELRCMMYGFGDDQNPYTESVDLLEDLVIEFITEMTHRAMEIGRTGRVQVEDIVFLVRKDPRKYARVKDLLTMNEELKKARKAFDEVKYAGTVSQ; encoded by the exons ATGGCCACGGAAGAAGGTTTCGAACAG TTCGAAGATGAAGAGGCAGAAATTCCGATTGGCGGGACTTTACCCGGTGGTAGGAAACGattattttcgaaagaatTACGGTGTATGATGTATGGTTTTGGCGATGATCAAAATCCTTATACAGAAAGTGTAGATTTGTTAGAAGATCttgttattgaatttattaccGAAATGACACACAGAGCTATGGAAATTGGTCGTACCGGTCGTGTGCAAGTAGAggatattgtatttttag ttaGGAAAGACCCAAGGAAATATGCAAGAGTTAAAGATCTCCTAACAATGaatgaagaattaaagaaagcTAGAAAAGCATTCGATGAAGTTAAATATGCAGGTACTGTTAGtcagtaa
- the LOC122572533 gene encoding protoporphyrinogen oxidase produces the protein MTAILGGGISGLSAAYYALENPKLAPSVILEVSNRVGGWIRSIKQPDGTIFETGPRVIRANSHDLLKLIEELKLSSKVIPIKAEHPAAKNRYIYADNVLHCLPNSLKGIITKNTLLNHSLARLLWNDFKAAKVFKDDESIYNFVERRFGKDVSEKMVAPILCGICGGDIHQLSAKSFMTNIFETEQKYGSVFMGLIQKKFSDILNKKEKREVTLENTNETQKIVKSNNISSLLVQKAKRELWSTWGLEGGFEQLPQTLAENITKRGVNIKMKHNCEQIIFNEDCVELIVNGKVEKYSHIISSLPAKSLANLIQKQHPELSKELYSIPTVTIAVVNLQFSENVLPINAFGVLIPPKEEIPILGIIFDSCALPQNSKMTVLTVMMGGAWFEKYFGRCSSEEHLKTVAVKYANKLLCINEDPKACNVSILKDCIPQYIIGHAQRLTRIHDYISAHKIPLALCGSSYHGVGVSHVILSAKEAVSSINQCMI, from the exons ATGACAGCTATACTAGGTGGTGGTATATCAGGTTTATCAGCTGCATATTATGCTCTTGAAAATCCAAAACTGGCTCCATCAGTTATATTAGAAGTTTCAAATCGTGTAGGCGGTTGGATACGTTCCATAAAACAACCTGATGGAACAATCTTTGAAACAGGTCCACGAGTTATTAGAGCTAACTCACatgatttattgaaattaatagaagaattgaaattatcatcTAAAGTCATTCCCATTAAAGCTGAACATCCTGCTGCtaaaaatcgatatatttatGCGGACAATGTATTGCATTGTTTACCTAATTCTCTAAAAggaattataacaaaaaatacGCTGTTAAATCATTCTTTAGCTAGGCTTCTGTGGAATGATTTTAAAGCAGCAAAAGTTTTTAAAGATGACGAAAGCATATATAATTTCGTAGAAAGGAGATTTGGCAAAGATGTATCTGAAAAGATGGTTGCACCAATATTATGTGGAATTTGTGGTGGTGACATACATCAATTAAGTGCAAAATCTTTTatgacaaatatatttgaaactgAACAAAAATATGGTTCTGTATTTATGGGTCTTATACAGAAAAAATTTtcagatatattaaataaaaaagaaaaaagagaagttaCATTGGAAAACACAAATGAGACtcaaaaaatagtaaaatcaaataatatatcttcGCTTTTAGTACAGAAAGCTAAAAGAGAATTATGGAGTACATGGGGACTAGAAGGAGGTTTTGAACAATTGCCTCAAACACTGGCTGAAAATATTACTAAACGTGGagtgaatataaaaatgaaacataactgtgaacaaataatatttaatgaagaTTGTgtagaattgattgtaaatggaaaagttgaaaaatattctcatatCATATCAAGTTTACCTGCTAAAAGTTTAGctaatttaattcaaaagCAACACCCAGAACTGTCTAAAGAATTATATAGTATACCTACAGTAACGATAGCTGTAGTTAATCTCCAGTTTTCTGAAAATGTTTTACCAATAAATGCCTTTGGGGTTCTCATTCCAccaaaagaagaaattccaattttgggtataatatttgattcatGTGCCCTTCctcaaaattccaaaatgaca GTACTGACAGTAATGATGGGTGGGGCATGGTTTGAAAAATACTTTGGTAGATGCTCATCTGAAGAACATTTAAAAACGGTAGCGGTTAAATATGCAAACAAACTTTTATGCATTAATGAAGATCCCAAGGCATGTAATGTTTCCATTCTGAAAGATTGTATTCCACAATATATAATAGGTCACGCACAACGCTTAACTCGCATCCACGATTACATCTCCGCGCATAAAATACCTTTAGCGTTGTGTGGCTCTTCATATCACGGTGTAGGAGTCTCTCATGTTATTCTGTCAGCAAAAGAAGCTGTTTCTAGTATCAATCAGTGTATGATATag